In the genome of Xenopus tropicalis strain Nigerian chromosome 10, UCB_Xtro_10.0, whole genome shotgun sequence, the window ttccataaagtatcatctgatctaaatgtgccccccagccccctgcaattcctccatgttccataaagtatcatctgatctatatgtgccccccagcccctgcaattgctccatgttccataaagtatcatctgatctatatgtgtcCCCcagcccctgcaattcctccatgttccataaagtatcatctgatctatatgtgcccccagccccctgcaattcctccatgttccttaaagtatcatctgatctatatgtgccccccagccccctgcaattcctccatgttccttaaagtatcatctgatctatatgtgccccccaccccctgcaattcctccatgttccttaaagtatcatctgatctatatgtgccccccagccccctgcaattcctccatgttccttaaagtatcatctgatctatatgtgcccccagccccctgcaattcctccatgttccataaagtatcatctgatctatatgtgccccccagccccctgcaattcctccatgttccttaaagtatcatctgatctatatgtgccccccagccccctgcaattcctccatgttccttaaagtatcatctgatctatatgtgccccccagccccctgcaattcctccatgttccttaaagtatcatctgatctatatgtgcccccagcccctgcaattcctccatgttccttaaagtatcatctgatttATATctgcccccagccccctgcaattcctccatgttccataaagtatcatttgatctatatgtgcccccagtccctgcaattcctccatgttccatgaagtatcatctgatctatatgtgccccccagccccctgcaattcctccatgttccataaagtatcatctgatctatatgtgccccccagcccctgcaattcctccatgttccataaagtatcatctgatctaaatgtgcccccagccccctgcaattcctccatgttccataaagtatcatctgatctatatgtgcccccaaccccctgcaattcctccatgtcccataaagtatcatctgatctatatgtgccccccagccccctgtaattcctccatgttccataaagtatcatctgatctatatgggcccccagccccctgcaattcctccatgttccataaagtatcatctgatctatatgtgccccccagccccctgtaattcctccatgttccataaagtatcatttgatctatatgtgcccccagtccctgcaattcctccatgttccatgaagtatcatctgatctattcatgccccccagccccctgcaattcctccatgttccataaagtatcatctgatctatatgtgccccccagcccctgcaattcctccatgttccataaagtatcatctgatctaaatgtgcccccagccccctgcaattcctccatgttccataaagtatcatctgatctatatgtgccccccaaccccctgcaattcctccatgttccataaagtatcatctgatctatatgtgccccccagcccctgcaattcctccatgttccataaagtatcatctgatctatatgtgcccccagccccctgcaattcctccatgttccataaagtatcatctgatctatatgtgcccccaaccccctgcaattcctccatgttccataaagtatcatctgatctatatgtgccccccagccccctgcaattcctccatgttccataaagtatcatctgatctatatgtgcccccctgcaATTCCACCATGTTCCatgaagtatcatctgatctatatgtgcccccctgccccctgcaattcctccatgttccataaagtatcatctgatctaaatgtgccccccagccccctgcaattcctccatgttccataaagtatcatctgatctatatgtgccccccagcccctgcaattcctccatgttccataaagtatcatctgatctatatgtgccccccaccccctgcaattcctccatgttccataaagtatcatctgatctatatgtgcccccagccccctgtaattcctccatgttccataaagtatcatctgatctatatgtgccccccagcccctgcaattcctccatgttccataaagtatcatctgatctatatgtgcctccagccccctgcaattccatgttccataaagtatcatctgatctaaatgtgccccccagcccccagcaattcctccatgttccataaagtatcatctgatctaaatgtgcccccctgcccccagcaattcctccatgttccataaagtatcatctgatctatatgtgcccccagcaattcctccatgttccataaagtatcatctgatctatatgtgcccccaaccccctgcaattcctccatgttccatgaagAATCATCTAATttttatgtgccccccccctcgcCCCACAATCAAGTTGTGCAAAACTTTAATTCCCAAGGGGACGTTGTTGGCTCAATCAGTAGACATGTGAATAAGTAGCGCAACTTCTCCGACGCGTCTCTGCGCCGGTATTTCATGTGTAGGGAAGCGTCATGCAAATCCAACAGTCAATCGTCTTGTTCTGTCTGTGGAATAATTTATTGATCCGACTCAATcctcattttgttttttattcttaaaaagtaGTTAATTGGGCTGAAGTCCAGAACTTGTTGGTAATCAGAGTTTTATTTCACCTTTCCCTCTGCCGGGACTGGAATTACAGCTCCACCCAGAAATAACTGACACATGGAGCTtagtaaaggggacctgtcaccctaagaaataataataatgaaattcttttctattgtgtttatcaagcaaaataaacttcacttacacaatataaatcttatttccttCAGTCCTGTCATTACACAGAGCAAGTAGGTAGGTGCGGACACATTAAGGTAAACCTTGTATCACCcccaaatcttgtgtatgtgccacaatgggggagcagatgcccatgcacaggctagcAATTAGATGGGCAGgggtacttgtctgccccgcctctacacctaatatatgattgacagctgggatttgtaaatgcctttataatggctTTGGATGTGTTCATGtagaaattaatttgggtttcatgttattattatacagctttttatgtctgggtgacaggtccactttatcTCTTCTCCTGATGGGGAGGAATCTCTGCCAACTGAAAATGTTCAAAAAGTGACCCCCTCTTATTGCCCCCATTACCCATTGGTCTTTTACTGCCCAGACCCCCACAAACCTCTCTAATCTTGTGGGAGGAGCCTGTTGCCTACTAGATAAAATCTTCTCTTTTTGTGCCAAACACCTCAGATGGTTTGTGCAGCAGGTAGCGAAGCCTCGGGAGATCTCTCTGCGTTCTGTGAGCACTGCCCTAACACTTTACACTAGGGTTGCCTCCTCCGCCACCTTTTGTTTTCCTGGGCAGGGAGTGGccaatgatgtcacaggggcaaTGATGTCAGCGAGTCCTGCCCGGACAGCCCTGGGGTGTGTAAGTCAAAACCAGGCAACCCTACTCTACGCGCTGCCACTGGAAGAGCCATCACTCTAGGTGCAGATTTTATGAAATCTACAGGAGATTTGcccataaactctattttaaCTTCTGATAACGTAACCCCTATAGTTGTTCTGTTGCCCCTGAGCACAGTCCCCACAACCTGCACCTCCGTATGACATGCCCCCTCTTTCTGCTCATTGCGTTAAGGAAAAAGAGCACATGTTCCACTGGCAAAGCCAACAAATGCGCCAGCGCCAACCCAAGGCCGGATCTTCTTCTCCAGGGAAGGGAAACACCAGTAAAGCCCTGTGGGTATGGGGTACTCTCCACCCGTCTTCTCTCATGAACTGGTTATGTGGCCTCATCCCTCTAAGTGACTCCAAAGGGTTAAACATAGGGTCTGCACTTGTGATCCGACTGCTGTAATTAGCAGCTCCACCAAAGCCAAAACCCAAGGTATCACCCGTCTTCTCTTCATCTTCCCCCACCCGAGACTACCAGCTAACAGGTCTGGGATCCGTCTTCCCTCGGCCTCACTTCTAGATCTCCCCTCAGTGACTGCACCCTTAATgggcggagccatcaacagccaatcacatttctttaattgatttcagtggggaaatcttaattgctgccattcaaacACATTTAACGTCACTGTCCCCTAATTTCTCACAGTTGGTCACTgagggactaaggttaaaggttaggaaaaatgGGCGGAacgccaacagccaatccatttccacctaaAGTAAAACCCTGAATTTACACCACCGGATTTAACGTTTTCCCgccttttacatcattttgtggtcccactaatctGAATACAACCCTATGGGCTCTCTTCCCGCATTTCCCATATTTTGTGCTGTTTttatgcctctccctagcaaattgCTTCATTTTAAGGTGAAAAGGGCACTTAGTAAAGTTTCCCCCTTATCTTGCGATCGCCCCATATTTCACACTGCGCCTTGGTGTcggtgtcatgtagcaatggggcaCCAGTGCTGAATGCTTTTGGGGTGGAAGTGTTATGGGGTGCCTCTGTTTCGGTGTCATATAGCAATGGGGTGGAAGTGTTATGGGGTGCCTCTGTTTCGGTGTCATATAGCAATGGGGTGCCCCCTGTGTCAGTACTGTGTGTATACTCTCAGGGCATTGGTGCTGCTCCACATAGGGAGCAACCAATAGGCAATCACAGTCCATAATTGGaaccctaggaacttttttcatgtttgtgttgcaccccaactattttgtacttttgaatgtggctcactggtaagaaaggttgaggatcaGTGTTACACTGATGGGTTACACCAGTGTGTGACTCTGAACTCACACAAAATGCATGTATTTACCCcatattacattttgtttagaGGTTCAGGGGAGCTGATTATCAAAATGGCACAGACCGGGGCAGCAGCACCCAACTCcggggcacaaaaaaaaaaaaggcgttaCAAAGCCATGGCTAAAGGAggcggccatacacagtaagatttggcAAGGccaccaaaggagcagatcttcacctaaggtgggcgatattgggccaATGACTGAATTacaacctgcccaattgagatctgcccaatgttAGGCCTGttggcagtgcccatacacgggcagaaaaGCAGCCCAATCGGTCTCAAGGACCCGAATATACCCGCGTCTCGGCACCTTAAGGCTCTGGGACGCTCAGCGTGCACCCAATCAGGATTCAGCAGGATCAAAACACATAAGTCAGTCATGTGACTTCCAAATTGCAGCAGGCTTGCTGCAACTGTGGCCTCGCTCCTGAGCTACAAGACTGGCCTGCAGCTGGGCACAAAGTAGCCCTACATAGGGAAGCACCATTGCAATTCCTGGCTGAGCCCCACAGGGTAAGGCCTTTGTCCCAAATGACACTGCGTTTACAAATATAAAAGGGCAAACAGTGCAGGAGAGGTTTGTTTCCCCCCTTGGACACCCATCTCACAACGACTTAAGCCGATACAATGACCCCCACTTGGAGGTTCATGTGGTGGGAAGCGAGTTAAAGTCTATGTGAATGAGCCCCAGAGATCACAGTTGTGGTACAAACAGAACCATTAGTTTGGGTCACAATATAACCCCTGCTGAGGCAGATACAACCTACACAAGTACCCCCCGCCCCCATCACATGGCTTTGGTGGCAGCCTGCAGGGGTGTGAGCGGGCTGTACCAAGCCCAAATGCAGTGAGAATGTAGAACATGTTTATTGAGAGGGTAGGTGCATACAGACCAGGGTGCCatctatacagaatatacattTATAGAGTTTACAACATAAATACATCGGAATGCGCAAGGTGCTTACAGGAGCCAAATAGTTTACTTTATACAAAAACAGTGATTTACCCGTTCAATCCTAAAATGTCTCCTTCCCTTTGCAGAAATACTGTCCATGCAGAACAAAGgatggagccccccccccccaccccccagagaAACTAACCAATAAGCCCACCGCGCCAAGGTGCCGTTGGCAAGGCAGGTCCCCCAATGCCCCACTGAAGAGATTAATACTAGAGCTGAAGCAGCTGGATCTGCACATACTGTCTaacaaagggcaagtaaagctattTACAGTGAAATCTATGGAAAATACCGGCGTGACTATTGGCGCTCCCAGAGCCACTGGAATTCTCTCAAGGCACAAAACGCAGTCACTGAGGCCCAACACACATGCTCGCAGCTCACTGGCTGCAGGAACATGGCTCCCGTCTCTGTCTCTCGCACAATGGGGCTCATACTTACTGGGAAGAGCGGGAGAATAATGGCAAGGAGTGGCACCAGGCGGCGGCACCGCAGCCTCAGGGAATTCTGGCACAGGGTTAGGTTTGGAGACAGCGTTACTGGCAGATCCGACCCTCTGGGTGAAAGCTGCGGAGCGGCACATCCGATGGGAATCTCCTAGGAAAGGCGCAGAGGGATACGCTGCACACTTTGGCCACGGGCGACAGGCTGGTATCTCTGTAtctggcaagaaaaaaaaagcagggcAACATTCAGCCATCTTGGCATTGCCTAACAGCTCTCTCCGTATCAGACTGAATGGGTTAGTACCTTTCCAGCTGCCCATGAATGAAGGTCTTCATCCGGGAACCCACGGGGCAATGGGGCACTTACAGAGGCCTCTGCTGCCAACGTGCCCGAAAGAGCCTGGAAATTCCTCCTCTTCAAATCCTGACACTTTGGGTTTAGCTCTCCAAGAGATTTATAAACAGACACTAAGACTTGTGGCCAGTGGCCAATCAGTTTGCCCCATGGTGACGATTGTCCAGCTGGCAGGACATGGACTGTTGGTTCTAGATAATCACTAGGTGGAACTGGAATCTTGGAGAGGAATCTAGAGGTGGATGCAGGCAGAATTTTACCCGTTGGACTCAAGGATCCAATCACTGCACATTCAGAGTCATCAGCAGCAACCTTGGGGTAAATGGCCACAGTCGTGCCGGCATGGGAGGGGGTTTGTACATTTCTATAATTGCCCCCGGGCAGAGACACAGGAGGAAACCTTACTGGGAATGGAGTGCAGTCCACTTCTCTTCTCTTCACTGTATGCTGCTTCCTGATGCTCTGGGACATGTTTGACACATCATCAAGAACCCCAGTAAAGGAACCAACATGGCTGCCGTGACCAGATGCTTTACAGGGTACAGAGCCCATGGTACCAACAGCAGAAGGGTTGGCATAAGGTTTCCTCTGGCGAGAAGTAACATTACTTGGTTGGACAGAGTCTCTGCCATGGTCAGTGCCCGGCTCATATGCCCAGCGTGCAGCACAAACCTCCGATAGGGACAGTCCATTTGCAGAAGCTCCAGCCATACTGAACTCGTTGGCCTTGCCAATTACAGAGCAGGCTGAGGGGCCCAACTCAGTCCTGACGGGCGAGGAACACCCGCTCCCGGTGCCACGTTTTCCCAGGGCTTTAGACAGACTGTTCCTTATGGCTGTGGGCGACAGTAATTGTGTTCGGAACAAACCTGCACGTGGCTTTGTGGGGTCTCTCTTTGTGGGTTGTCTGACCTCTCGCTTCCAGGATTCCTTTCTTGCCTTAATGGTTCTGCCTCCTCCCGGGCCCCCTCCTCCCCCAATTGCACTGGTCTGACTGTCAGGAGGTGAGCGGGGAGGAGGCCCGCCCCCAGGGGGATCAGGGTTTGGGATGATCCGGGGATAGGACTGCTGAGCTGGCAAACCTTTATAAACCCAGGGAGGCTTGATCCGAGAAAGTTGGATCTGGAAACACAAAGCACAAAGAGAACAAATCAGATTGTGGTTCTGATAAAATGGAATCACTGGATTCATCATCATTAGTGCTGGGACTGAACCCAATCTGCACGGGCTTTTGGCCataaacagtgctgtccaactgggggcccgcaactttcccccccccccccccgtgtttggcccccccacctgcctggctgctatgATTGCTTCCCCTTGTGTAAGCCTTAAATGGTCTCAGTACGGAGACTAACTGCCCCTCCCTGTATTACTGTTCCCCTTCAGATTCAGCCtgtacccccctgtactgccccccctcagattcagcctgtaaccccctgcactgtcccccctcagattcagcctgtaaccccctgtattgtttctatgtgtaaccccctgtactgtcccccctcagattcagcctgtaaccccctgtattgtttctatgtgtaaccccctgtactgttccccctcagattcagcctgtaaccccctgtattgtttctatgtgtaaccccctgtactgtcccccctcagattcagcctgtaaccccctgtattgtttctatgtgtaaccccctgtactgttccccctcagattcagcctgtaaccccctgtattgtttctacgtgtaaccccctgtactgttccccctcagattcagcctgtaaccccctgtactgttccccctcagattcagcctgtaaccccctgtactgttccccctcagattcagcctgtaaccccctgtactgtctctatgtgtaaccccctgtactgtcccccctcagattcagcctgtaaccccctgtattgtatctacgtgtaaccccctgtactgttcctcctcaggggtagggcaggcagagcatggcacacacacacacacacacacacacaggcagagcatggggcacacacacacacaggcagagcatggggcacacacacacacacaggcagagcatggggcgcacacacacacacacaggcagagcatggggcgcacacacacacacacaggcagagcatggggcgcacacacacacacacaggcagagcatggggcgcacacacacacacacaggcagagcatggggcgcacacacacacacacacacaggcagagcatggggcgcacacacacacacacacacaggcagagcatggggcgcacacacacacacacacacaggcagagcatggggcgcacacacacacacacacaggcagagcatggggcacacacacacacaggcagagcatggggcacacacacacacacaggcagagcatggggcacacacacacacacacacaggcagagcatggggcgcacacacacacacacacacaggcagagcatggggcgcacacacacacacacaggcagagcatggggcgcacacacacacacacacacaggcagagcatggggcgcacacacacacacacacacacacacacacaggcagagcatggggcgcacacacacacacacacacacacacacacacacacacacacacacacacacacaggcagagcatggggcgcacacacgcacacaggcagagcatggggcgcacacacgcacacaggcagagcatggggcgcacacacgcacacaggcagagcatggggcgcacacacgcacacaggcagagcatggggcgcacacacgcacacaggcagagcatggggcgcacacaggcagagcatggggcgcacacaggcagagcatggggcgcacacaggcagagcatggggcgcacacaggcagagcatggggcgcacacaggcagagcatggggcgcacacaggcagagcatggggcgcacacaggcagagcatggggcgcacacaggcagagcatggggcgcacacaggcagagcggggtaggcagagtatggcacacacaggcagggtggggtaggcagagcatggcacacacaggcagagtatggcaggtagagtatggcacacacaggcagcattggacaGGCAGAGTAAGATAGGACTGCACCCAGGGAAAGCGTGTTCTTCCCATCTCCCAGAATGCACCAATACCTACACACAAGGGCTACTAAATGGGTTCTTACCCGAATTGGTGGGACTTTGGGTTCTTCTTTGGTGGGCTGTGGCTTTTCTGTGTAAACACTCTGAATTGTGTTACGAAAGGACCGACGCTGCTCCATTCGGGGTTTCTTCTCGACGGAAGGGCTATAAgactctgtctccatctttctctttTGCTCAGAACTGTGTGGATGAGGGGCAGGGACTCTGTCAGGGAAAGTGGGGAGATTCTGGGAACCATTGGGGGCAATATGGGCCTCTGCACCCCCAGGCTCTGTCCCTGCTCCCATTACACACACTGTGGGAGACTCGCTCATCTCTGGGCTCACTTCAACTGCCCCAGTCTCTTCTTTCCCTTCCTTCCCTCTGGTAATTCTGCCTCTCCGGTCCTGTCCTGGCACAGACACGTCCTTAGGCGGAGCCTCCGTCGCCTTTCTCTCTTTAACTCCCCTGTCCTGTCTTGGCACAGACATGTCCTTAGGCAGAGCCTCCGTCACCTTTATTTCTTTAACTCTTCTTTCCTGTCTTGGCACAGACATGTCCCCAGGCCGAGCCTCCGTTGCCTTTATCTGGGCACCACGTGGAACTCTCCGGCTCTCCGTCCGGCCATTCTTCTCCTCTTCATCGGAGAAGTGTTCCTCAGCAAGCCCTGATCTGAAGAGAAAGTCAATATCATTCCAAGAGATCTCTGGCATGAGGGGGCCATCATTAAAGTGGAGATATACCCTCCCAAACTACTTAATGTTAGCTCCTGTCTTGCTATTAAACAGAGAAGCAGCAGGAAATGGAACTTTTGGTAGAACACCATGGGGAACCCCTCTCACACATTCATATCTACATTGTTAAACTGCTAATATTATAAAACGTAAAAATGTAAACGGTAAAAGTGCTGATTAGAGTATTGTGAGCAGGGGAGGAGGTAGATATGCTGGGGGTAGATAAAAAGCCTTACTTTTGTCCATAAAATTCTTCAAAGAACTTCTCCTTCCAACCTTCTACCTTCTTCTCTCGGCCCATCTCCTGTCGTATGCGCAGCTGCATCTCAGGCGTCAATTCCCCTGGGAAAGACAAAACGCAGTGGGTGGGATCAGACAGACAGGACCATTTGCCCCAGTGTCAGTGATCAGGATAACAGGTGCCCTATACAGCCACCTGTCCAATCCCCTGGGCCGGGACATAGGTACCTACCATCAGCCAATCTCTCACGCCACCTCTGGCAGGCATGGGCAAAGAACTCATTATTCAGTGCGCTGGGGCTCATCCGTATCTGCCCTTCTGCACTGACCTGGGAGAAAATAACAGCCATGTTGGGAGAGGATGGGCGTGAGGAGGATAGGGGGGAGCAATGGCAACACTTACCTGCCGGTCCACGTCGGGCAGAAGGAGAAGAAGCTGCTGCTGGAGGTTGGTGGAAAGTGCATTGAAGGTTCTCAGGTTCATCAGGGCACGGAGATTTGTGTTCACAAGGATAGAACCTGGGGTCTCAAAATCTATTTCCTCTACTCGGCTCTTTCTGACTTGCCCTGCAAGCAATTACAGCCAATCAGTAAGTGGCCAACAGCACCAAACCCAAACAGTACAAACTCAGGATATAAGGCACTTGCCTGGCCCAGGGCCACGGATTCCCCTCAGAGGATGGGCCCCATCTCTACTGAATGCTGCTCGtctctgaaagctcaaactcccGCCCACTGCGCGGACTCGGCTCGACTCCCGGCTCCCACGATGCACAGATAAACCTGAGCCCAATCAGAATGGTGTATTAGTGAGAAATCAAACAGAACAATGGTATTCACAGGCACACGCTCTGCCCTTGACACACAAATATGCCTGATACCCGCAGGTACAGATGTGCCCCTGGCACACCAATATGCCTGATACCCACAGGTACATATGTGCCCCCGGCACACTAATATGCCCGATACCCGCAGGTACagatgtgccagagacacgccaACATGCTCGATACCTGCAGGTATGCTGTGGGACATAAGTATGCAGTACCCCACCCACCTAATCCAAGACAGAGGGCTACCTATGTCACATGACAGACAAGAGCCATAACGTGTCCCCCATCCCTCTCCCACCCCACAGGCACGCACCCCCTAATCCTCACCGGAAGTAGAAGGCAGATGTGCTCCATTGACTTTCAGTGGCGTCAGCACCACACGTGGGAGCAGGACAGCACTTCTCCGCTTTTGCTTATTCATCTAAAGAGACACAAGGGAGTCAGTACAGGGTAGcccccaccctggcacccacaggcaCTGCTCACTATCACTTACCTGTACCAGGGACCTTGTCTCCCTGCAGTGCAACTCCCTGGAACAAGAGGCACCAATGCAAGCTTCTTCTGTAGGGAAAATAACGTACAAATCATTATAGGGGTAGTACTGGGCATGGGGGGCTCTACCTttaatctgtatgtacagcaggGTATCTGGTGCATAGAACCCtaaactgtggggggggggggggggggggggggggggggagtgtgaaTAAATCTACAAAGTTAATCCCCCCCCACCACCAATAACTTCCCTCACTGCTTATTATTCTCACCAGCACTTGGCACTTTGCCTTCACTCCATTTTGCTCCTTCTGTATCTGCTGGATCCTCAGTGTCGCCATCCTCTGACGCGGGCACGGCACGGGACCACTGCAGCGCATTTTTCTGAAAAGATAAAGTGCCAGTGAGAATGCCATGCCTGGCACAGAGCTATCATACAGACTAATTACAGAATTCAATCTGCCCCACACTTTCAATTTGGTTCCATTGTCTTACCCCAGAGCCCCATCCCCCTGTAAGGAAATACAGTGTTTATGTTGTGATTCCCCCGACCCCTCctatcttacaatatacaaaattacacacagggaggacaagtgttataataaatacaataaatataaaatacacagggagtaagtgccatgtggtatgagagagtaggaaggaggtccctgccccatagagagtgggtgagttttccctacagagggattcagggatagagttccagagggaaggagcagcgagatagaaagggttaagacgagagagcgcagtgggtgtggatggtgtaaaaagacagaggctctgagaggagtggaggagacgaccaggaaagtgcagagagaccagtgagggaatgtagagaggagcagaggagtgaagggctttgaatgttagaaGAAGGATTCTGTATGCTCTCCTTTGCTttacaggcagccatgctagtgagcttaagtgaggctgaacaggttccctcttcggagagagcaggaggatcctggcagcagggtgtaagattgattgcaggggagagaggtgggagtctgggaggctctctgttatacagataggatcagataggatctgtgccactgtgacagaatgctctgttatacagatagctagaatctcagccataaagcagggcaggactgctgcttacaatggggggatcagataggatctgtgccactgtgacagaatgctctgttatacagatagctagaatctcagccataaagcagggcaggactgctgcttacaatgggggggcgatcagataggatctgtgccactgtgatctgtgccactgtgacagaatgctctgttatacagatagctagaatctcagccataaagcagggcaggactgctgcttacaatgggggggggggggatcagataggatctgtgccactgtgacagaatgctctgttatacagatagctagaatctcagccataaagcagggcaggactgctgcttacaatggggggggataggggggtgtTTATACATAGGGTTTCTTAGAGGACTACTGATTCTGGTAATCAGTACCCATTAGGCCCCTCCCATAAAGCAATGAGGGCAGTACAATAAGCCCATAATGCTTCTGTTTCTTTAAATAGGGCCCTAGTGCTAGTGAGGGTGACTTTAACCTTTTCCTGGGGCAA includes:
- the asxl1 gene encoding polycomb group protein ASXL1 isoform X2; the encoded protein is MRDKQKRRRERTWAEAARMVLENYSDAPMTPKQILHVIESEGLKETNTGSSPLACLNAMLHSNSRTREALFYKLPGRISLFTMKKNALQWSRAVPASEDGDTEDPADTEGAKWSEGKVPSAEACIGASCSRELHCRETRSLVQMNKQKRRSAVLLPRVVLTPLKVNGAHLPSTSGLSVHRGSRESSRVRAVGGSLSFQRRAAFSRDGAHPLRGIRGPGPGQVRKSRVEEIDFETPGSILVNTNLRALMNLRTFNALSTNLQQQLLLLLPDVDRQVSAEGQIRMSPSALNNEFFAHACQRWRERLADGELTPEMQLRIRQEMGREKKVEGWKEKFFEEFYGQKSGLAEEHFSDEEEKNGRTESRRVPRGAQIKATEARPGDMSVPRQERRVKEIKVTEALPKDMSVPRQDRGVKERKATEAPPKDVSVPGQDRRGRITRGKEGKEETGAVEVSPEMSESPTVCVMGAGTEPGGAEAHIAPNGSQNLPTFPDRVPAPHPHSSEQKRKMETESYSPSVEKKPRMEQRRSFRNTIQSVYTEKPQPTKEEPKVPPIRIQLSRIKPPWVYKGLPAQQSYPRIIPNPDPPGGGPPPRSPPDSQTSAIGGGGGPGGGRTIKARKESWKREVRQPTKRDPTKPRAGLFRTQLLSPTAIRNSLSKALGKRGTGSGCSSPVRTELGPSACSVIGKANEFSMAGASANGLSLSEVCAARWAYEPGTDHGRDSVQPSNVTSRQRKPYANPSAVGTMGSVPCKASGHGSHVGSFTGVLDDVSNMSQSIRKQHTVKRREVDCTPFPVRFPPVSLPGGNYRNVQTPSHAGTTVAIYPKVAADDSECAVIGSLSPTGKILPASTSRFLSKIPVPPSDYLEPTVHVLPAGQSSPWGKLIGHWPQVLVSVYKSLGELNPKCQDLKRRNFQALSGTLAAEASVSAPLPRGFPDEDLHSWAAGKIQRYQPVARGQSVQRIPLRLS
- the asxl1 gene encoding polycomb group protein ASXL1 isoform X1 — encoded protein: MRDKQKRRRERTWAEAARMVLENYSDAPMTPKQILHVIESEGLKETNTGSSPLACLNAMLHSNSRTREALFYKLPGRISLFTMKKNALQWSRAVPASEDGDTEDPADTEGAKWSEGKVPSAEEACIGASCSRELHCRETRSLVQMNKQKRRSAVLLPRVVLTPLKVNGAHLPSTSGLSVHRGSRESSRVRAVGGSLSFQRRAAFSRDGAHPLRGIRGPGPGQVRKSRVEEIDFETPGSILVNTNLRALMNLRTFNALSTNLQQQLLLLLPDVDRQVSAEGQIRMSPSALNNEFFAHACQRWRERLADGELTPEMQLRIRQEMGREKKVEGWKEKFFEEFYGQKSGLAEEHFSDEEEKNGRTESRRVPRGAQIKATEARPGDMSVPRQERRVKEIKVTEALPKDMSVPRQDRGVKERKATEAPPKDVSVPGQDRRGRITRGKEGKEETGAVEVSPEMSESPTVCVMGAGTEPGGAEAHIAPNGSQNLPTFPDRVPAPHPHSSEQKRKMETESYSPSVEKKPRMEQRRSFRNTIQSVYTEKPQPTKEEPKVPPIRIQLSRIKPPWVYKGLPAQQSYPRIIPNPDPPGGGPPPRSPPDSQTSAIGGGGGPGGGRTIKARKESWKREVRQPTKRDPTKPRAGLFRTQLLSPTAIRNSLSKALGKRGTGSGCSSPVRTELGPSACSVIGKANEFSMAGASANGLSLSEVCAARWAYEPGTDHGRDSVQPSNVTSRQRKPYANPSAVGTMGSVPCKASGHGSHVGSFTGVLDDVSNMSQSIRKQHTVKRREVDCTPFPVRFPPVSLPGGNYRNVQTPSHAGTTVAIYPKVAADDSECAVIGSLSPTGKILPASTSRFLSKIPVPPSDYLEPTVHVLPAGQSSPWGKLIGHWPQVLVSVYKSLGELNPKCQDLKRRNFQALSGTLAAEASVSAPLPRGFPDEDLHSWAAGKIQRYQPVARGQSVQRIPLRLS